A single genomic interval of Zingiber officinale cultivar Zhangliang chromosome 4A, Zo_v1.1, whole genome shotgun sequence harbors:
- the LOC121970390 gene encoding U-box domain-containing protein 4-like, with protein MPPLPLPLPPTACFLLYSSAAMVSLADSSSSPSRSRIQRSLGRSMRTVRSNLFRNDPPPGAPPPSRSAAVSENLTDSVVDFQLQQLAIGPLRPSDAKSAIFSAETVSEILELSQGLSDCSSFDSDISGELQRLACVTPSEAPPSHAAPSDSEAFQYVFALSSSSLEVLESATVESIEPATRACVEGLGASSPEVKRAAAAGIRLLAKHRSDFRALIGTSGAIPALVPLLKSMDPATQESAVTALLNLSLEEENKEPITAAGAIKPMVYALRTGTAVAKQNAACALLSLSMIEGNRGTIGACGAIPPLVSLLVSGSSRGKKDSLTTLYKLCSVRRNKERAVIAGAVPPLLELVGERGGGTAEKALVVLGSLAAIPEGREAVVEAGGIAVLVEATETGPTTGSEFAVHVLLQLAAESPRIQGLLVGEGAIPPLVALSQSGSSRAKRKAVMLLGYLRELRY; from the exons ATGCCACCACTTCCACTTCCGCTTCCACCGACGGCCTGCTTCCTGCTTTACTCTTCCGCCGCCATGGTCTCCCTCGCCGACTCATCCTCGAGTCCCTCGCGATCGCGAATCCAGCGTTCCCTTGGTCGGTCCATGCGCACCGTCCGCTCCAACCTCTTCCGCAACGACCCGCCGCCTGGCGCTCCTCCGCCGTCGCGCTCCGCCGCTGTCTCTGAGAATTTGACCGACTCCGTCGTCGACTTCCAGCTTCAGCAGCTCGCGATCGGTCCCCTTCGCCCTTCTGATGCCAAGTCAGCGATCTTCTCTGCGGAAACTGTGTCCGAGATCCTCGAGCTCTCCCAGGGTCTCTCCGACTGTTCTAGCTTCGACTCTGATATCTCCGGCGAGCTTCAGAGGCTAGCCTGCGTCACCCCATCGGAGGCGCCGCCGAGCCATGCTGCGCCTTCCGATTCTGAGGCGTTCCAGTACGTGTTTGCTTTATCTTCGTCGTCCTTGGAGGTCCTCGAGAGCGCTACGGTGGAGAGCATCGAGCCGGCGACTAGGGCCTGTGTCGAGGGGCTTGGGGCGTCGTCCCCGGAGGTGAAACGGGCCGCGGCAGCGGGGATAAGGCTCTTGGCGAAGCATCGGTCTGACTTCCGAGCGCTGATTGGGACGTCGGGAGCGATTCCGGCGCTCGTGCCACTGCTGAAGAGCATGGACCCTGCGACGCAGGAGAGCGCCGTGACGGCGCTTCTCAATCTTTCGCTGGAGGAGGAGAACAAAGAGCCCATCACGGCCGCGGGGGCTATCAAGCCGATGGTATACGCGCTGCGGACGGGGACAGCAGTGGCCAAGCAAAACGCAGCCTGCGCGCTGCTCAGCCTGTCGATGATCGAGGGGAACCGGGGAACAATCGGGGCGTGCGGGGCGATTCCGCCGCTGGTGTCTCTGCTCGTGAGCGGTTCGAGCCGGGGAAAGAAGGACTCTCTAACCACGCTGTACAAGCTTTGCTCGGTCCGGCGGAACAAGGAACGGGCGGTCATCGCTGGGGCTGTGCCTCCACTGTTAGAGCTGGTGGGGGAACGCGGCGGTGGCACAGCCGAGAAGGCGCTTGTGGTGCTTGGAAGCCTAGCAGCGATACCGGAGGGGAGGGAGGCGGTGGTGGAGGCGGGTGGGATCGCGGTGCTAGTGGAGGCAACGGAAACAGGACCGACAACGGGGAGCGAATTCGCTGTGCATGTGCTGCTGCAGCTCGCCGCCGAAAGCCCCCGTATCCAAGGGCTCCTAGTGGGCGAAGGCGCAATTCCACCGCTGGTTGCGCTGTCGCAGTCGGGCTCATCGCGGGCTAAGCGCAAG GCGGTGATGCTGCTGGGCTACTTGCGGGAGCTGCGGTACTAG